The following DNA comes from Mycobacteroides immunogenum.
CTCGAGCCCGGTAAGGAGTTCCACACCCACCGCGGGGCCATCGTGCACGACGGCGTGATCGGCCTTCCCGAGGGCAGTGTGGTCAAGTCCACCAATGGCGACCAGTTCCTGGTGCTCCGTCCGTTGCTGATCGACTACGTGTTGTCGATGCCGCGCGGGGCGCAGGTGATTTACCCGAAGGACGCCGCTCAGATCGTGCACGACGGAGATATCTTCCCCGGAGCGCGGGTGCTTGAGGCGGGCGTCGGATCCGGTGCGCTCACCTGCTCGCTGCTGCGGGCCGTGGGGCCACAGGGATCGGTGATCTCTTACGAGATTCGTGAGGATCACGCCGAACACGCTGTGCGTAACGTCACAACGTTCTTCGGGGAGCAGCCCGATAACTGGGAGCTGGTTATCGGCGACCTGGCGGAGCGGACCGCGGACGCCGGTGAAGTCGACCGAGTGGTCCTCGACATGTTGGCGCCTTGGGAGACTTTGCCCGCGGTCGCCGAATCGCTGGTCCCCGGTGGTGTGCTCATCGTCTACGTCGCGACCGTCACCCAACTTTCCCGCGTAGTCGAGGCGATGCGCGAGCAGCAATGCTGGACCGAGCCACGGTCCTGGGAGTCGCTGCAGCGCGGCTGGAATGTGGTGGGGCTGGCCGTGCGCCCAGAGCACAGCATGCGCGGACACACGGCATTCCTGGTCAGCGCGCGCCGCCTGGCGCCGGGCACGATCACCCCGACACCGTTGCGGCGCAAGCGCCTGCCGACGTAGGACTTCTTTAGCTACGGGGTGGGTGTCGGGACCTGCGGAGCGGGGGCTCCGGCGGGAGGTGCCTCGTGCGGTGTGCCGGTACCCGCGAGTGACGTCCCGGTCTTCAACAGCAGATCGGAAGTCCGCTTCGACAACTTCCAGCCCTCGCCCTCGGGCGAGAACGACATCGGAACAGCGAACCCGCCCATCTTCGGGCTGGGGCTGTTGATGGTGACGACGGCCTCGACATCGCCGGGGGTCTCGGAGGACCACTTGGGGTCCTTCACCGTGAACGACAGCGGCGAGAAGCCGGCATCGCCGATTGCCTTGGTGAACTTGTCGAGTTGCTCGGGAGTGGCGCCCTGCACCGCGGTGACCTTCTCGGTGCCCGGCAGGTTCGGATCCGCGAGCTTGTTGAGAACATCGTTGAGCGCTGCTGGGTCTGGCAGCGGATGATCCGGGGCGGATGCGGCAGCGGCGGAAGTAGCCGCGGGCTGCGCCGCCGACGAGCTGGTCGGGCTGGCCTTATCGCCCGAGCCGCTGCAGGCACTCAGGGTGAGAACGGCTGCACCGGCGGCGAGCACGACAAGGCGGGCGACGAGGCGGTGGCGGACCATGATCGAGGTGACTCCCATTCGGCGTTTCGGCTAAGTCATTCCGTCAGTGCGGTGACGATATCGGCGCGTGAGGTCCTGGAGATCGTCCGGCCCTCCTCTCACGTCTACCTTCCAGACTTACCGGATGCTGCCTGAATCAGCGAAATGGCCGATGCCTTGCTGATCTTCCAGCCGTCCTGGTTCACGAAATTGACCTGTGTGGTGTAGGCCTGGGTTTTCGGGCCGGTGATGGTGACGGCCGCGGCGGCGAGGCCAGGGCCGGTGGGCTTGACGTTGGACACCGAGAAGGCCAGTGGCAGGAAACCATCACGGTTGGCGTTCTTGAAGGCGCGGTCTGCGTAGATGGCCTCCCCGGCGCCGATGCCACCCTCCACCAGTCCGCCCTTGGCAAGGGCCGACACGCCCGGATCGGCGAGCGAGTACAGCAAACCGCTCAACTCGTCCGAGGTGGGTGTCGTGTCAGCGGGGTCGGCGGGCACATCCGAGG
Coding sequences within:
- a CDS encoding tRNA (adenine-N1)-methyltransferase; the encoded protein is MSRTGPFVVGDRVQLTDPKGRHYTMVLEPGKEFHTHRGAIVHDGVIGLPEGSVVKSTNGDQFLVLRPLLIDYVLSMPRGAQVIYPKDAAQIVHDGDIFPGARVLEAGVGSGALTCSLLRAVGPQGSVISYEIREDHAEHAVRNVTTFFGEQPDNWELVIGDLAERTADAGEVDRVVLDMLAPWETLPAVAESLVPGGVLIVYVATVTQLSRVVEAMREQQCWTEPRSWESLQRGWNVVGLAVRPEHSMRGHTAFLVSARRLAPGTITPTPLRRKRLPT